The DNA segment ATTCCTGGGTaaaaccagtactagtattgCGGCTTTTCAGTCACAATACCACAACTACCGGTGACCATGGACCTTTCATCCATAGTGCACCGGGGTTAACCCCTATGTCTTAACCGGACTCATCACCGTACATTGAGACTGGAGGGAGCTTCTCAATGTACAGTCTTTGTGCATTAGCACTTGCCAACTTGAGGAGGTTACCCCAAGATTGGCCTCTGGCCTCAGCTATCCTGGATGCAACCCATCCAATCATATAGGGATTGGACTTTTTACAGCGTGGCGGGCTGAAATAAGGAGCATCCGTCTCAAGGAGCAAACGTGAAGACTCTAGTTTCCGCAGCATGTCAAGGTAGTCATTGGACTTACAGACCATTACTGTGAACCCAACATAAGTGTTAGGGAACACCTCTAACAATTTCTGTAACATGTCCAAAGACCCTGTAAAGCAGTAAGGATGAATCAACTGCTCCTTCTTGACTGAGGGATGGCTCTGTAACAAGTAAAACATAGTTAACAGAGACTCATCAGAAAGGTTTGTCAAACTTCTGCAATGAATAACAAGCACATGCTCCGGTCGCAGCAAAGTCAGGACCTAATCGACCTTGCGGAGCTGTTCAGCCCATTTTTCAGCAGGTGCAGTTCGATCAAGACCAATCTCCCCCAATCCTGCTACCTCCGGAAATTCGAGAACTTCCGCCAGCTTACTGA comes from the Mercenaria mercenaria strain notata unplaced genomic scaffold, MADL_Memer_1 contig_2222, whole genome shotgun sequence genome and includes:
- the LOC128552268 gene encoding putative deoxyribonuclease TATDN2, which encodes MFYLLQSHPSVKKEQLIHPYCFTGSLDMLQKLLEVFPNTYVGFTVMVCKSNDYLDMLRKLESSRLLLETDAPYFSPPRCKKSNPYMIGWVASRIAEARGQSWGNLLKLASANAQRLYIEKLPPVSMYGDESG